Proteins encoded in a region of the Panicum hallii strain FIL2 chromosome 3, PHallii_v3.1, whole genome shotgun sequence genome:
- the LOC112885674 gene encoding eukaryotic translation initiation factor 5B-like: MSSRTPPAGSRPAAGAGGGRRKQAVASGAKPAPRQHVRMIQEQLARAREEGRRAEERRLEEEARRAEEERRAREEAERRAEEERRARQERRRKRQEEARKRAEREEKRRMEDARRRLGIAVPDASSGDGTHRRPVYESRKSKSQPKHHMSVQSEANFGETHVIEKQLEGMERNASLEDTDGVVVDALELGKEQITIPSSEDSSGIDEDDAWDNRSFDEFDALLPGKSPSFGEEEDDQTEEKHVSSAAPIANSMSLSEGIGEDVISILQDDGASNGVDRELRAPICCILGHVDAGKTKLLDCIRRSNVQGGEAGGITQQIGATYLPVENIRERTSLKAEATIKAPGLLVIDTPGHQSFSNMRLRGSSLCDIAVVVVDITRGLEKQTIESIGLLKHRNVRFIVALNKVDRLYGWKTCPNAPIAKALKNQSEDVQSEFKWRVTEVVTQLKESGFNAALYYENKKMKEVVNIVPTSAVSAEGIPDLLLLLVRWVPEIMMERLTYVNNVECTVLEVNEDKDFGTTIDVVLINGALCKGDRIVVCTKQGPFTTNIRYLLTPYPMKELKAKGVYKHHEELKAAQGVKIAVRGLRHAIAGTALIVVKPGDDLERAEAAAVQEISNANSLINEDERGESDDGTAIQEISRIKTCKEGVYVQASSLGTLEAIIEHLKTLSLDIPVGGCNLGPVHKQDVMKATAMLKRKEEYAAILAFDVKVMPEASDLAAESGVKIFMAQTLYKLVDSFTDHIKKLKEEKKKQYATEAVFPCTLKVLPNHVYHKKDPIVCDVEVLEGVVKVGTPICVSVPSKDRDADVVHSLGRISSMETSNGTPIDSAKNGVVSIKIIGENPQERSRLYGRHFNADNKLLSQISRKSIDVLNEYYRDEMTGENWQLIRRLKKQFGIH, from the exons ATGTCGTCGAGGACGCCCCCGGCGGGGTCCCGCCCCGCCGCTGGCGCCGGCGGAGGCCGGAGGAAGCAGGCGGTGGCTAGCGGCGCGAAGCCGGCGCCGAGGCAGCACGTCCGGATGATCCAGGAGCagctggcgcgcgcgcgtgaggaggggcggcgcgcggaggagagGCGCCTCGAGGAGGAGGCGaggcgcgcggaggaggagcgcaGGGCCAGGGAGGAGGCGGAGAGGCGCGccgaggaggagaggagggcgCGGCAGGAGAGGCGGCGGAAGAGGCAGGAGGAGGCGCGGAAGCGGGCCGAGCGGGAGGAGAAGCGACGGATGGAGGATGCGCGGAGGCGGCTCGGCATCGCTGTCCCTGATGCCTCCAGCGGTGATGGTACGCACAGAAGGCCCGTGTATGAGTCGAGAAAGTCAAAATCGCAGCCCAAGCATCATATGAGTGTCCAATCTGAAGCCAATTTTGGAGAAACTCATGTGATTGAGAAGCAATTGGAGGGCATGGAGCGCAATGCATCCCTGGAGGATACTGATGGAGTAGTTGTTGATGCGCTGGAATTGGGGAAGGAACAGATTACCATACCATCATCGGAAGACAGCAGTGGAATTGACGAAGATGATGCTTGGGACAACAGGAGCTTTGACGAATTTGATGCTCTGTTGCCTGGTAAATCTCCATCTTttggagaagaggaagatgaccaAACAGAGGAAAAGCATGTGTCCTCTGCTGCACCGATTGCTAACTCGATGAGTTTATCTGAAGGTATTGGGGAAGATGTGATCTCTATCCTTCAGGATGATGGTGCAAGCAATGGGGTTGATAGGGAGCTTCGAGCACCAATATGTTGCATCCTTGGGCATGTGGATGCTGGAAAGACAAAGCTGCTTGATTGCATCCGGCGAAGCAATGTGCAGGGTGGGGAGGCTGGGGGCATCACGCAGCAGATTGGTGCCACCTACTTACCAGTTGAGAATATCAGGGAGAGGACCTCCCTGAAAGCTGAGGCCACCATCAAAGCTCCTGGTTTGCTTGTAATTGACACCCCTGGCCACCAGTCATTCAGTAACATGCGCTTGAGGGGATCAAGTTTGTGTGACATTGCTGTAGTGGTTGTTGATATTACGCGTGGGCTGGAGAAGCAGACCATTGAGTCCATTGGTCTTTTGAAACACCGCAATGTGAGGTTTATTGTTGCCTTGAACAAGGTTGATCGTCTGTATGGGTGGAAGACTTGTCCCAATGCACCAATAGCAAAAGCTCTCAAGAACCAATCTGAAGATGTCCAAAGCGAATTCAAATGGAGGGTAACTGAG GTTGTAACACAACTTAAGGAAAGTGGCTTCAACGCTGCCCTGTATTATGAAAACAAGAAGATGAAAGAAGTGGTGAATATTGTCCCAACTAGCGCTGTAAG TGCTGAAGGCATTCCAGacctactgctgctgctggtgcgaTGGGTGCCAGAAATAATGATGGAGAGACTGACATATGTCAATAACGTGGAG TGTACTGTACTGGAGGTCAATGAAGACAAAGATTTCGGAACTACTATTGATGTAGTGCTGATTAATGGTGCACTTTGTAAAGGTGATCGTATAGTTGTTTGCACCAAACAG GGGCCTTTCACAACCAACATAAGATATTTGTTGACACCTTATCCCATGAAAGAACTTAAAGCTAAG GGAGTATATAAGCATCACGAGGAGCTTAAAGCTGCCCAAGGGGTAAAAATTGCAGTGCGA GGACTGCGACATGCTATTGCAGGCACTGCTCTCATTGTGGTGAAACCAGGAGATGATCTGGAACGAGCTGAAGCAGCTGCAGTGCAAGAAATCAGTAATGCCAACAGCCTCATCAATGAGGATGAAAGGGGTGAGAGTGATGATGGAACAGCAATACAAGAAATAAGTAGGATCAAAACTTGCAAGGAGGGTGTCTATGTGCAAGCATCTAGTCTTGGAACCTTGGAAGCCATTATTGAGCATTTGAAGACCCTTTCTTTGGACATTCCTGTCGGTGGTTGCAACTTAGGCCCAGTGCACAAGCAGGATGTCATGAAAGCAACTGCTATGTTGAAGAGGAAAGAAGAGTATGCAGCCATCTTGGCCTTTGATGTCAAAGTAATGCCTGAGGCTTCTGACCTTGCAGCTGAGTCAGGGGTGAAGATTTTTATGGCTCAAACATTATATAAACTTGTTGACAGCTTTACTGATCACATTAAGAAACtgaaggaagagaagaagaagcaatATGCAACTGAGGCGGTGTTCCCATGCACCCTTAAGGTTCTGCCAAACCATGTCTACCATAAAAAGGATCCAATTGTTTGTGATGTTGAAGTTCTGGAAGGTGTTGTCAAG GTGGGAACCCCAATTTGTGTCTCTGTTCCAAGCAAGGATAGAGATGCAGACGTGGTTCATAGCCTTGGGAGGATCTCTTCCATGGAAACATCCAATGGCACGCCGATTGATTCTGCCAAGAATGGAGTAGTGTCGATAAAG ATAATTGGGGAGAACCCTCAGGAGAGGTCTCGATTGTATGGACGCCATTTTAATGCCGACAACAAGCTGCTCAGCCAAATCTCTAGGAAATCTATTGACGTGCTGAATGAGTATTATCGG GATGAGATGACTGGTGAAAATTGGCAGCTGATCCGCAGGCTAAAGAAACAATTCGGGATACACTGA
- the LOC112885675 gene encoding ureide permease 2-like isoform X2 produces MPVTVVDRGGAATLMLASLFLLGTWPALLTLLERRGRLPQHTYLDYSVTNLLAAVLIAVAFGQPGENRPGMPSFFTQLSQMQDNWPSVLMAMAGGIALSLGNLVSQYAWAFAGLSVTNIICSSMTVVIGTTINYFLDGRINRAEVLFPGVACFLIAVFLGAAVHSSNAKDDEQKLSMKNADIELSSEVSDEAKLLPDPREPTDGDEEDYSASNEPKPGSAEFIIQVEGRRSIKVFGSHRLLGLNLVFLAGACFSLFSPAINLATNDQWHTLRKGVPHLVVYTAFFYFSVSCFALGACLNVWFLYHPMAGVPASSVGAYARDWNGRHWALLAGLLCGFGNGFQFMGGQAAGYAAADAVQAMPLVSTFWGVILFGEYRRSSRKTYLLLSAMLLMFVMAAAVLVASAGHRKAFDTNAKFIVTSLHSRYLYFRNFNIPSIYY; encoded by the exons ATGCCCGTCACCGTGGTGGACAGGGGCGGCGCCGCCACGCTGATGCTCGCGTCCCTCTTCCTCCTGGGCACCTGGCCGGCTCTCCTGACGCTGCTGGAGCGCAGAGGCCGGCTGCCCCAGCACACCTACCTTGACTACTCCGTCACcaacctcctcgccgccgtcctgaTCGCCGTCGCGTTTGGGCAGCCTGGGGAGAACAGGCCTGGCATGCCAAGCTTCTTCACTCAGCTCAGCCAG ATGCAGGATAATTGGCCTTCAGTCCTAATGGCAATGGCCGGCGGCATTGCCCTCAGTCTCGGAAATCTTGTCTCGCAGTATGCGTGGGCGTTTGCCGGTCTGTCAGTGACAAACATCATCTGCTCAAGCATGACGGTAGTCATAG GGACAACAATCAACTACTTCCTTGATGGACGCATAAATCGAGCCGAGGTACTCTTCCCCGGTGTCGCGTGCTTCCTCATCGCGGTGTTCCTTGGCGCCGCCGTCCATTCTTCCAACGCCAAGGATGATGAACAGAAGCTAAGCAT GAAGAATGCAGACATCGAGCTTAGCAGTGAGGTTTCTGACGAAG CAAAGTTGCTGCCTGATCCTCGAGAACCGACGGACGGCGATGAAGAAGATTACAGCGCTTCCAATGAGCCGAAACCTGGCTCTGCAGAGTTCATCATCCAGGTCGAGGGGAGACGATCGATCAAG GTATTTGGTTCCCACAGGCTGCTAGGCCTCAACCTGGTTTTCCTCGCCGGGGCCTGCTTCTCCCTCTTCTCGCCGGCGATCAACCTGGCCACCAACGACCAGTGGCACACCCTGAGGAAGGGCGTCCCGCACCTGGTGGTCTACACTGCCTTCTTCTACTTCTCGGTGTCGTGCTTCGCGCTCGGGGCGTGCCTCAATGTCTGGTTCTTGTATCACCCAATGGCCGGTGTGCCGGCATCAAGTGTCGGAGCATATGCCAGGGACTGGAACGGCAGGCATTGGGCCTTGCTGGCAGGGCTCCTGTGTGGGTTTGGGAACGGGTTTCAGTTCATGGGCGGCCAAGCTGCTGGGTATGCAGCTGCTGATGCGGTCCAG GCGATGCCCCTTGTAAGCACATTCTGGGGCGTCATCCTCTTCGGGGAATACCGAAGATCGTCAAGGAAGACATACTTGTTGCTTTCAGCCATGCTGTTGATGTTTGTCATGGCGGCCGCTGTTCTCGTTGCTTCAGCAGGGCATAGGAAGGCATTTGATACCAATGCTAAATTCATTGTAACGAGTTTGCACAGCAGATACCTTTATTTCAGAAATTTCAACATACCCAGCATCTATTATTGA
- the LOC112885675 gene encoding ureide permease 2-like isoform X1 yields the protein MPVTVVDRGGAATLMLASLFLLGTWPALLTLLERRGRLPQHTYLDYSVTNLLAAVLIAVAFGQPGENRPGMPSFFTQLSQMQDNWPSVLMAMAGGIALSLGNLVSQYAWAFAGLSVTNIICSSMTVVIDFRVHSCAGTTINYFLDGRINRAEVLFPGVACFLIAVFLGAAVHSSNAKDDEQKLSMKNADIELSSEVSDEAKLLPDPREPTDGDEEDYSASNEPKPGSAEFIIQVEGRRSIKVFGSHRLLGLNLVFLAGACFSLFSPAINLATNDQWHTLRKGVPHLVVYTAFFYFSVSCFALGACLNVWFLYHPMAGVPASSVGAYARDWNGRHWALLAGLLCGFGNGFQFMGGQAAGYAAADAVQAMPLVSTFWGVILFGEYRRSSRKTYLLLSAMLLMFVMAAAVLVASAGHRKAFDTNAKFIVTSLHSRYLYFRNFNIPSIYY from the exons ATGCCCGTCACCGTGGTGGACAGGGGCGGCGCCGCCACGCTGATGCTCGCGTCCCTCTTCCTCCTGGGCACCTGGCCGGCTCTCCTGACGCTGCTGGAGCGCAGAGGCCGGCTGCCCCAGCACACCTACCTTGACTACTCCGTCACcaacctcctcgccgccgtcctgaTCGCCGTCGCGTTTGGGCAGCCTGGGGAGAACAGGCCTGGCATGCCAAGCTTCTTCACTCAGCTCAGCCAG ATGCAGGATAATTGGCCTTCAGTCCTAATGGCAATGGCCGGCGGCATTGCCCTCAGTCTCGGAAATCTTGTCTCGCAGTATGCGTGGGCGTTTGCCGGTCTGTCAGTGACAAACATCATCTGCTCAAGCATGACGGTAGTCATAG ACTTTAGAGTTCATTCATGTGCAGGGACAACAATCAACTACTTCCTTGATGGACGCATAAATCGAGCCGAGGTACTCTTCCCCGGTGTCGCGTGCTTCCTCATCGCGGTGTTCCTTGGCGCCGCCGTCCATTCTTCCAACGCCAAGGATGATGAACAGAAGCTAAGCAT GAAGAATGCAGACATCGAGCTTAGCAGTGAGGTTTCTGACGAAG CAAAGTTGCTGCCTGATCCTCGAGAACCGACGGACGGCGATGAAGAAGATTACAGCGCTTCCAATGAGCCGAAACCTGGCTCTGCAGAGTTCATCATCCAGGTCGAGGGGAGACGATCGATCAAG GTATTTGGTTCCCACAGGCTGCTAGGCCTCAACCTGGTTTTCCTCGCCGGGGCCTGCTTCTCCCTCTTCTCGCCGGCGATCAACCTGGCCACCAACGACCAGTGGCACACCCTGAGGAAGGGCGTCCCGCACCTGGTGGTCTACACTGCCTTCTTCTACTTCTCGGTGTCGTGCTTCGCGCTCGGGGCGTGCCTCAATGTCTGGTTCTTGTATCACCCAATGGCCGGTGTGCCGGCATCAAGTGTCGGAGCATATGCCAGGGACTGGAACGGCAGGCATTGGGCCTTGCTGGCAGGGCTCCTGTGTGGGTTTGGGAACGGGTTTCAGTTCATGGGCGGCCAAGCTGCTGGGTATGCAGCTGCTGATGCGGTCCAG GCGATGCCCCTTGTAAGCACATTCTGGGGCGTCATCCTCTTCGGGGAATACCGAAGATCGTCAAGGAAGACATACTTGTTGCTTTCAGCCATGCTGTTGATGTTTGTCATGGCGGCCGCTGTTCTCGTTGCTTCAGCAGGGCATAGGAAGGCATTTGATACCAATGCTAAATTCATTGTAACGAGTTTGCACAGCAGATACCTTTATTTCAGAAATTTCAACATACCCAGCATCTATTATTGA